The Syngnathus typhle isolate RoL2023-S1 ecotype Sweden linkage group LG6, RoL_Styp_1.0, whole genome shotgun sequence genome has a window encoding:
- the frya gene encoding protein furry homolog isoform X3, which yields MSRQRERRQADSQTDRALYRQVQEEEGNVSSSPHGRRMEVSRRGSPPAITSSEAEMGPECPPPDEGVPTAPGSLANLDAFPPRDFRGKFKKMRHKKRPTILETSPVGNGYNKPPLPPVCSPQGEKGPTISVPISVDPESKPGEYVLKSLFSAFATVSERKIRVIMAEPLEKPLTKSLQRGEDPQFDQLISTMSSLAEYCLPSILRTLFDWYKRQNGPEEELREYRPRANAKSRNDEQQRDYLLERRDLAIDFIFSLALIEVLKQMPLHPVLDGSVNEIITLAFKHFRYKEGYHGPNTGNLHTVADLYAEVIGVLAQSKFPAVKKKFMTELKELRQKEQSPYVVQSTISLIMGMKFFRIKMYPVEDFEASFQFMQECARYFLEVKDKDIKHALAGLFVEILVPVAAAVKNEVNVPCLRNFVDSLYDTSLELSARKKHSLAFYPLVTCLLCVSQKQFFLNRWHIFLNNCLSNLKVTRLIRRAEGTWRVAILHPVFASQSRDPKMARVALESLYRLLWVYMIRIKCESNTATQGRLNTIVGTLFPKGSRSVVPRDMPLNIFVKIIQFIAQERLDFAMKEILFDLLCVAKPAKAFGLNPERMNIGLRAFLVVADRLQQKDGEPPMPNTGCTLPSGNTLRVKKTYLSKTLTVEEAKVIGMSQYYFPVRKAFDNILRHLDKEVGRCMMMTNAQMFNKEPEDMITGERKAKIDLFRTCVAAIPRLMPDGMSKTELIDLLSRLTIHMDDELRLIAQNSLQSLLVDKSDWRDDVLFGLVGFVLREVHDSQRGLLDASLKLLLQLLAQWKVAAAAAGRSYDTAKMHTAEPPQTSSNVKTAAERGPHAAVLHAVEGLALVLLCSCQLSTRRLAVAVLKEIRGLFAVLGQSEDDDKPVIEVMDQLGPVIVSSFVNVVVSDAVSWARRCAIISHLIVFYFFYQLLQANTCADLQWLAEWNARLVSSHYDIGSPSHVWILAQSVKEPWVLCLYSLLRQEHLPKHCPAALGYAWPYAFARAQMLMPLIDPNNPANAKKTGSTSGSADNYVTLWRNYLILCFGVAKPSVMSAGHLRASTSEMAGPATPESPAGCEKVISGCPSVAWLLKQLVPLMRSESAELTEALVLGFGRTNSLAFRELVEELHPLMKEALERRPENKKRRERRDLLRLQLLRIFELLADAGVISDSTNGALERDTLALGALFLEYVDLTRTLLEGENDKDAEILKDIRIHFSAMVANLIQCVPVHYRRFLFPQQSLRHHLFILFSQWAGPFSIMFTPLERYSDRNHQITRYQYCALKAMSAVLCCGPVFDNVGLSPDGYLYKWLDNILACQDQRVHQLGCEAVILLLELNAEQVNLFNWAVDRCYTGSYRLASGCFKAIAAVCGSRNYPSDLVPLLNLVLFKASDADREMNEISMQLMQILEARLLVYSKKLAGRKPNGVLHGTHAPLPPLYSLSLPQLSGHLARMYPELTLPLFSEVSQRFPTTHPNGRQIMLTYLLPWLSNMELVDSGQPASSSSSSDDTFTRGRASARQHLSGTGWGSLQATSMVLNNLMYMTAKYGDDLPGSELENAWNALVCNEKWSHNLRTALQFLISLCGVSSDTSLLPFIKKVVIYLCRNNTMQTMQELLLELQQTDPLNPVVQHCDSPPFYRFTATGKPVGNTPSGTTSSTNTVVAGQESFTDSDERKSKDNEERLSHAMQAHHRLDSRYSNSSGGSYDEDKCEPLPPYADWLMAVVESNHPHPLPMPLNGGCWAPLVDFLPETLTPRGPLHRCNIAVIFMTEMVVDHSVREDWALHLPLLLHALFLGMDHYRPEVHEHCKHLLLHLLMALSCRRNFQAVASVLLRTRRIDGAKTLTRQPAFQPEFMTSGALDFLREAQASPVPDSGLSSSSTSSSLSLGESAGNLPEISDEPAADEKTGKLIEFLTTRASGPLWCHEDISPKSHVSKSTVQLTNLLRHVVSVLKEPDSQLERQLSDVALHTALCSSSRHYAGRSFQVFRALRQPVYAHAVSDLLTRLVEVVGEPGEEVQGYVMEVLLTLESVVDNLAECLENNEPVAILTRASSPDGLTTLNLMSDRKSTGQLNIRGEERSRHQRSSSVPKKFGEADRWSDRWSDPPRSATLDRIQACEQQLPAGKSRSPPSSKDDVSDPANVNHPGNLLAAVFWAAVSLMESDFEFEYQMSLRLLDKLLGHMSLDKRENRDRLEKLQEQLQWSSFTGLQQLLLKGFTSAATVDLALKLFWQLTPVSRVSVVDTSQAIGFPLNVLCLLPHLVQNFDGPTLFCQEVAERIAQVCLEEKNDKLSNLAHVMTLYKTRSYTRNCFSWVNVVCRYLHEAFSDIALSLVTYMAELLEKGLPSMQQTILQIIYSLLSHMDLSGIQAKPFNMEVLRTIEKFAQTAHWREALNILKLVVSRSASLAQPSGDLSYEDISRVWERSSKALPGKTLDFHFDVSETPVIGRRHHDLRASPGRDGKSGIAAVTRSTSSSSSSLGSTSNKVLVPVSWKRPQSSQKRTREKLVHVLSLCGQKVGLTKNTSVIFSSCGELDLAEHRPSPASSEDGTREADATDDTASEQQFRVFRDFDFLDVELEDGEGETVDNFNWGVRRHSADSLDRSGPGGALEESQLSGSTPSLSRVLAGEDDSDDFSEEESLSAAQAASLPPSTEIQKMDSPSFCNSTPPGGKNPSFELQLPKDSKQRFFQADEDANEEDASLSISCLPPDFDCGDALEVTHPFYKDIHGCLPSLAEEEGDDGTPESDSSPPPSPFFSAILAAFQPAACDDAEEAWRAHLSQLASDSDGSCAVYTFHVFCCLFQSIQSRFSSLTSDAVSYLNDGLKGLGAKFLRSSQMLTTCAECPLLLIDADTVMSYGLLEKMKFSVLELQEYLDTYNSKKEATVTWLSSCKAAFPQSPDSTASAREQKQLELCQRLYKLHFQLLLLFQSYTKLVEQVYAVSSHPKLSNMSQELSDLRSHLKAAWVEDDRRACGEPSTFSTAEAAVQAILEVLKSDGFASAICYIRECRTSWPKDIFGGPSEDEIQTLLNIYFRHQTLGRTGTLALVGCKRDLSDVSAQLTELNGEMRDAMSRTRGDRPVVAFLPDAKVSGSTL from the exons ATGAGCAGGCAGCGAGAAAGGAGACAAGcagacagtcagacagacaggGCTCTTTATCGTCAAgtgcaagaagaagaaggcaaCGTGTCCTCCTCCCCGCATGGAAGAAGGATGGAAGTGAGCCGCCGCGGCTCGCCACCTGCCATCACGAGCTCAGAGGCCGAGATGGGGCCGGAGTGCCCGCCGCCGGATGAGGGAGTCCCGACGGCCCCGGGGAGCCTTGCCAATTTGGATGCCTTCCCGCCACGGGACTTTCGAGGCAAGTTCAAGAAGATGCGGCACAAGAAGAGGCCCACCATCCTTGAAA CCTCGCCCGTGGGCAATGGCTACAACAAGCCGCCCCTCCCGCCGGTCTGCAGTCCTCAAGGGGAGAAGGGCCCGACCATCTCCGTGCCCATCAGCGTGGACCCGGAGAGCAAACCGGGAGAGTACGTGCTGAAGAGCCTCTTCTCCGCCTTCGCCACCGTGTCGGAGCGCAAGATCCGCGTCATCATGGCGGAGCCGCTG GAAAAGCCGTTGACAAAGTCTCTTCAGAGAGGTGAAGATCCTCAGTTTGACCAA TTGATAAGCACCATGAGCTCCTTGGCCGAGTACTGCCTTCCCTCCATCCTGCGCACGCTCTTCGACTGGTACAAGCGGCAAAACGGCCCGGAGGAGGAGCTGCGCGAGTACCGGCCGAGAGCCAACGCCAAGTCCAGAAA CGATGAGCAGCAGAGGGATTATTTACTTGAAAGGAGAGATTTGGCAATCGACTTCATCTTCTCCCTGGCCCTCATAGAAGTGCTGAAGCAG ATGCCGCTGCACCCCGTACTCGACGGCTCGGTCAACGAGATCATCACCTTAGCCTTTAAGCACTTCCGCTACAAAGAAGG ATACCACGGTCCCAACACTGGCAACTTGCACACTGTGGCCGACCTTTACGCTGAGGTCATCGGAGTACTGGCTCAGTCCAA GTTTCCCGCCGTGAAGAAGAAGTTCATGACGGAGCTGAAGGAGCTGCGGCAGAAAGAGCAGAGTCCATATGTGGTCCAGAGTACCATTAGCCTCATCATGGGGATGAAGTTCTTTCGAATTAAGATGTACCCCGTTGAGGATTTTGAAGCTTCCTTCCAGTTCATGCAG GAATGCGCCCGGTACTTCTTGGAGGTTAAGGACAAGGACATCAAGCACGCCTTGGCCGGGCTCTTTGTTGAAATTTTGGTTCCTGTCGCGGCA GCGGTGAAGAATGAGGTGAACGTTCCCTGCCTGAGGAACTTTGTGGACAGCTTGTACGACACAAGCCTGGAGCTGTCGGCCAGAAAGAAGCATTCGTTG GCTTTTTACCCGCTGGTGACCTGCCTGCTGTGCGTCAGCCAGAAGCAGTTCTTCCTCAACAGGTGGCACATCTTCCTCAACAATTGCCTCTCCAATCTCAAGGTAACGCGACTAATCCGACGGGCGGAAGGAACGTGGCGTGTCGCCATTCTCCACCCTGTCTTTGCCTCGCAGAGTCGAGACCCCAAGATGGCTCGCGTGGCGCTGGAGTCTCTCTATCGCCTGCTGTGGGTTTACATGATCAGGATCAAGTGCGAGAGCAACACTGCCACGCAAGG TCGCCTCAACACCATCGTGGGCACGcttttccccaaaggatcccGCAGCGTGGTGCCCAGAGACATGCCTCTCAACATCTTTGTCAAAATCATCCAGTTCATCGCACAG GAAAGACTTGATTTTGCCATGAAAGAAATTCTTTTCGATCTCCTGTGTGTGGCGAAACCCGCAAAAGCCTTCGGTCTTAATCCGGAG AGAATGAATATCGGTCTGAGAGCCTTCCTGGTGGTGGCCGACCGACTTCAGCAGAAGGACGGCGAGCCTCCCATGCCCAACACCGGTTGCACTTTACCTTCAGGGAACACGCTACGAGTGAAGAAGACCTACCTGAGCAAAACGCTCACGGTGGAGGAGGCCAAAGTCATCG GCATGTCGCAGTATTACTTCCCCGTGCGAAAGGCCTTTGACAACATCCTGAGACACCTGGACAAGGAGGTGGGACGCTGCATGATGATGACCAACGCTCAGATGTTCAACAAAGAGCCCGAGGACATGATCAC GGGTGAAAGGAAGGCCAAGATTGATCTGTTCAGGACGTGCGTGGCAGCCATTCCACGCTTGATGCCCGACGGGATGTCAAAGACGGAGCTCATAGACCTGCTCTCCCG ACTGACAATCCACATGGACGACGAGCTCCGACTCATCGCTCAGAACTCTTTGCAAAGTCTGTTGGTGGACAAATCGGACTGGCGGGACGACGTGCTGTTCGGGTTGGTCGGCTTTGTGCTGCGCGAGGTCCACGACAGCCAGCGGGGGCTGTTGGACGCCTCGCTCAAGCTGCTGCTCCAGCTGCTCGCCCAGTGGaaagtggcggcggcggcggcggggaggAGCTACGACACGGCTAAGATGCACACTGCCGAG CCGCCGCAGACGAGCTCCAACGTGAAGACGGCTGCCGAGCGCGGCCCCCACGCCGCCGTCTTGCACGCCGTGGAGGGTCTGGCCCTCGTGCTGCTCTGCTCCTGCCAGCTCAGCACTCGAAGGCTCGCCGTCGCCGTCCTCAAGGAGATCCGCGGCCTCTTCGCCGTGCTCGGGCAGTCTGAG GACGACGATAAACCGGTCATCGAGGTCATGGACCAGCTCGGCCCCGTCATCGTCAGCAGCTTCGTCAACGTTGTCGTCTCTGATGCGGTAAGTTGGGCGAGGCGCTGTGCTATCATTTCCCAccttattgtattttattttttttatcaacttCTCCAGGCCAACACATGCGCGGACCTCCAGTGGCTGGCCGAGTGGAACGCCCGGCTGGTCAGCAGCCACTACGACATCGGCAGCCCGTCGCACGTGTGGATCTTGGCGCAGTCGGTGAAGGAGCCGTGGGTGCTGTGTCTGTACAGCCTGCTGAGACAGGAGCACCTGCCCAAGCACTGCCCCGCCGCTCTGGGCTACGCGTGGCCCTACGCCTTCGCTCGGGCACAGATGCTCATGCCGCTGATCGATCCCAA TAACCCGGCAAACGCAAAGAAGACGGGCAGCACCTCGGGCAGCGCGGACAACTACGTGACCCTGTGGAGGAACTACTTGATCCTTTGCTTCGGGGTGGCCAAGCCCAGCGTGATGAGCGCCGGTCACCTGAGAGCGTCGACATCCGAGATGGCCGGGCCGGCCACGCCCGAAAGCCCCGCCGGCTGCGAGAAG GTCATCTCAGGCTGCCCATCGGTGGCTTGGCTCCTCAAGCAGTTGGTTCCCCTCATGCGGTCGGAGAGCGCGGAGCTGACCGAGGCCTTAGTTCTGGGCTTTGGCCGCACCAACTCCCTGGCCTTCAG GGAACTTGTGGAGGAGCTGCATCCGCTCATGAAGGAAGCACTGGAAAGAAGACCTGAG AACAAGAAGCGGCGTGAGCGCCGGGACCTTCTGCGACTTCAACTGTTGCGCATCTTTGAGCTGCTGGCAGACGCGGGCGTCATCAGTGACAG TACAAACGGGGCTCTGGAGCGTGACACTCTGGCCCTGGGCGCCCTCTTCCTGGAGTACGTGGACCTGACGCGGACGCTCCTGGAAGGCGAGAACGACAAAGACGCCGAGATCCTCAAGGACATTCGAATTCACTTCAGCGCCATGGTGGCCAACCTCATCCAGTGTGTGCCAG TGCACTACAGGCGCTTCCTGTTTCCGCAGCAGAGCCTCCGACATCATCTCTTCATCCTCTTCAGTCAGTGGGCGGGGCCCTTCAGCATCATGTTCACTCCCTTGGAGCGCTACAGTGACAGAAATCACCAGATCACGCGCTACCAATACTGCGCCTTGAAG GCCATGTCTGCCGTGTTGTGCTGCGGCCCGGTCTTCGACAACGTGGGCCTCTCCCCGGACGGCTACCTCTACAAGTGGCTGGACAACATCCTAGCCTGCCAAGACCAGCGG GTCCACCAGCTGGGATGCGAGGCGGTCATCCTGCTCCTGGAGCTCAACGCCGAGCAGGTCAACCTGTTCAACTGGGCCGTAGATCGCTGCTATACGGGCTCCTACCGGCTGGCCTCGGGTTGCTTCAAAGCCATCGCCGCCGTGTGCGGTAGCAG AAACTACCCAAGCGATCTGGTGCCGCTGCTCAATCTGGTTCTCTTCAAGGCGTCCGACGCCGACAGAGAGATGAATGAGATCTCCATGCAACTGATGCAG ATTCTCGAGGCCAGGCTGCTGGTGTACTCCAAGAAGTTGGCTGGGCGGAAGCCCAACGGCGTCCTTCACGGCACTCACGCGCCGTTGCCGCCCCTCTACAGCCTCTCCCTCCCTCAGCTCTCCGGCCACTTGGCCAGAATGTACCCCGAACTCACCCTCCCTCTTTTCTCAG AGGTTAGCCAGAGGTTCCCGACGACCCACCCCAACGGGAGACAGATCATGCTGACTTATCTCCTACCCTGGCTCAGCAACATGGAGCTGGTAGATAGCGGCCAGCCagcgtcttcctcctcctcctccgacgACACCTTTACGAGAGGGCGCGCCTCCGCCCGGCAACATCTGAGCGGCACCGGCTGGGGCTCCTTGCAAGCCACGTCCATGGTGCTCAACAACCTCATGTACATGACGGCCAAG TATGGAGATGATTTACCAGGATCTGAACTGGAAAATGCCTGGAATGCTTTGGTGTGCAACGAAAAGTGGAGTCACAACCTGCGAACGGCGCTGCAGTTTCTCATCAGCTTATGCGGCGTCAGCAGCGACACCTCCCTCCTGCCATTC ATCAAGAAGGTGGTGATCTACCTCTGTCGGAACAACACCATGCAAACCATGCAAGAGTTGCTTTTGGAGTTGCAGCAGACAGACCCGCTCAACCCGGTGGTGCAGCACTGCGACAGCCCGCCCTTCTATCGCTTCACGGCCACCGGCAAGCCCGTCGGCAACACGCCGTCAG GAACCACATCCAGTACCAATACCGTGGTGGCAGGACAGGAGAGCTTCACAGATTCAGATGAACGCAAGTCAAAGGACAACGAAGAGAG GCTTAGTCATGCGATGCAAGCTCACCACCGCCTGGACTCTCGCTACAGCAACAGCTCGGGAGGATCGTACGATGAAGACAAGT GTGAACCTCTTCCCCCTTATGCTGACTGGTTGATGGCCGTGGTAGAAAGCAACCATCCCCATCCTCTCCCTATGCCTCTCAACGGCGGCTGCTGGGCTCCTCTGGTGGACTTCCTGCCCGAGACCCTCACCCCCAGAGGACCTCTACACAG GTGTAATATAGCAGTCATATTCATGACAGAGATGGTGGTGGACCACAGCGTGAGGGAAGACTGGGCCTTGCACCTCCCGTTGCTGCTGCACGCCTTATTTTTGG GCATGGACCACTACCGTCCGGAAGTACATGAGCACTGCAAgcatctcctcctccacctgctcATGGCGCTGTCCTGCCGCCGCAACTTCCAGGCCGTCGCCTCGGTGCTGCTGCGGACGCGCCGGATCGACGGAGCCAAGACCCTCACTCGCCAGCCCGCCTTTCAGCCCGAGTTCATGACATCAg GAGCTTTGGACTTTCTGAGGGAGGCTCAGGCGTCTCCCGTGCCGGACTCCGGCCTAAGTTCCTCCTCCACGTCGTCCAGTCTGAGCCTGGGGGAGAGCGCCGGCAACCTGCCCGAGATCTCGGACGAGCCGGCGGCCGACGAGAAGACCGGCAAGCTCATTGAGTTTTTAACCACCAG AGCATCCGGGCCGCTGTGGTGCCACGAAGACATCTCACCCAAGAGTCACGTTTCCAAAAGTACAGTCCAGCTGACAAACCTCTTGCGCCACGTCGTATCCGTGCTCAAAGAACCCG ACTCTCAGCTGGAGCGGCAGCTGAGCGACGTGGCCCTGCACACGGCGCTGTGCAGTTCCTCACGTCACTACGCCGGACGCTCCTTCCAAGTGTTCCGAGCGTTGCGCCAGCCAGTCTACGCGCACGCCGTCTCCGACTTGCTCACCCGGCTGGTGGAGGTCGTCGGGGAACCCGGAGAGGAGGTGCAG GGCTACGTGATGGAAGTTTTACTCACGCTGGAGTCTGTGGTGGACAACTTGGCCGAGTGCCTCGAGAATAACGAACCGGTGGCCATCTTGACCAG AGCCTCATCTCCGGATGGCCTCACCACGCTGAACCTGATGTCCGACAGGAAGAGCACAGGCCAGCTCAACATCCGCGGGGAAGAGCGCAGCCGACATCAGAGGAGCTCCTCCGTGCCGAAGAAGTTCGGCGAAGCGGACAGGTGGTCGGACAGGTGGTCGGACCCGCCTCGCAGCGCCACACTGGACCGCATCCAAGCGTGCGAGCAGCAGCTCCCGGCGGGCAAAAGCCGCAGCCCGCCGTCGTCCAAGGACGACGTGTCGGACCCGGCCAACGTCAACCACCCCGGCAACCTGCTGGCCGCCGTCTTCTGGGCGGCCGTGTCGCTGATGGAGTCCGACTTTGAGTTTGAGTACCAGATGTCGCTGAGGCTGCTGGACAAGCTGCTGGGCCACATGTCGCTGGACAAGCGGGAGAACCGCGACAGGCTGGAGAAGCTGCAGGAGCAACTGCAGTGGAGCAGCTTCACGGGGCTCCAGCAGCTGCTGCTCAAGGGCTTCACGTCGGCTGCCACCGTCGACCTCGCGCTCAAGCTCTTCTGGCAGCTCACGCCCGTTTCGCGGGTGTCCGTGGTGGACACCTCGCAAGCTATCG GTTTCCCCTTGAACGTCCTCTGCCTGCTCCCGCACCTTGTGCAGAATTTCGACGGCCCCACGCTCTTCTGTCAGGAAGTGGCCGAAAGGATCGCACAG gtgtGCCTGGAGGAGAAGAACGACAAGCTCTCCAACCTGGCCCACGTCATGACGCTTTACAAGACGCGCTCGTACACCCGCAACTGCTTCTCCTGGGTCAACGTGGTGTGCAGGTACCTGCACGAGGCCTTCTCGGACATCGCGCTCAGCCTGGTCACCTACATGGCGGAG CTGCTGGAGAAAGGTCTCCCCAGTATGCAGCAGACCATTTTACAAATCATCTACAGCCTGCTGAGTCACATGGACCTGAGTGGCATTCAAGCCAAACCTTTCAATATGGAAGTGCTCAGGACTATAGAGAAATTTGCTCAG ACGGCCCACTGGAGGGAAGCGCTGAACATCCTCAAGCTGGTGGTGAGTCGCTCGGCCAGTCTGGCGCAGCCTTCCGGCGACCTCTCCTACGAGGACATCAGCCGCGTGTGGGAGCGCTCGTCCAAGGCCTTGCCTGGGAAAACGCTGGATTTCCACTTTGACGTATCCGAG ACGCCAGTGATTGGTCGGCGCCACCACGACCTGCGCGCCTCCCCGGGCCGCGACGGCAAGAGTGGAATCGCGGCGGTGACCCGCAGCACCTCCTCCTCGTCCAGCTCTCTGGGCTCCACGTCCAACAAGGTCCTGGTGCCGGTCAGCTGGAAGAGGCCTCAATCTTCCCAG AAAAGAACCAGAGAGAAACTTGTCCATGTTTTGTCTTTGTGCGGGCAGAAAGTGGGTCTCACAAAGAACACTTCG GTGATTTTCTCCAGCTGCGGCGAGCTGGACCTCGCCGAGCACCGGCCCAGCCCGGCGTCATCCGAAGACGGAACCCGAGAAGCCGACGCGACGGACGACACCGCCTCGGAGCAGCAGTTTCGAGTCTTCCGGGACTTTGACTTCCTGGATGTGGAGCTCGAAGACGGAGAG GGTGAGACGGTGGACAATTTCAACTGGGGCGTGCGTCGCCACTCGGCCGACAGCCTGGACCGGAGCGGCCCGGGCGGCGCCCTGGAGGAGAGCCAACTGTCGGGCAGCACGCCCAGCCTGAGCCGCGTCCTCGCCGGCGAGGACGACTCGGACGACTTCTCCGAGGAGGAGTCCCTCTCGGCCGCCCAG GCCGCCAGTCTCCCCCCAAGCACGGAGATCCAAAAGATGGATTCTCCCTCCTTTTGCAACTCCACGCCACCCGGCGGCAAAAATCCCTCTTTTGAGCTCCAGCTGCCGAAGGACTCGAAACAGCGG TTCTTCCAAGCGGATGAAGACGCAAACGAGGAGGACGCGTCGCTCTCCATCAGCTGCCTCCCTCCCGACTTTGACTGTGGCGACGCTTTGGAAGTCACGCACCCTTTCTACAAAGACATCCACGGCTGCTTGCCCAG CCTCGCAGAGGAGGAGGGAGACGACGGCACGCCGGAGTCGGACTCTTCGCCGCCCCCCTCGCCCTTCTTCTCCGCCATCCTGGCGGCGTTCCAGCCGGCGGCGTGCGACGACGCAGAGGAAGCCTGGCGCGCCCATCTGAGCCAGCTGGCGTCCGACTCGGACGGCTCCTGCGCCGTCTACACCTTCCACGTCTTCTGCTGCCTCTTCCAG AGCATCCAGAGCAGATTTAGCTCTCTGACCTCCGACGCTGTGAGTTACCTCAACGACGGCCTGAAAGGACTTGGAGCAAAGTTCCTCAGGTCCTCTCAAATGCTGACCACCTGCGCCGAGTGCCCCTTGTTGCTTATCGACGCCGACACA GTCATGTCCTACGGACTCCTGGAGAAAATGAAATTCAGCGTGCTGGAGCTGCAAGAGTATCTGGATACGTACAACAGCAAAAAGGAAGCCACTGTCACG TGGCTGAGCAGCTGCAAGGCCGCCTTTCCCCAAAGTCCCGACAGCACAGCCAGCGCACGGGAGCAAAAG CAACTGGAGCTGTGTCAGAGACTCTACAAACTCCACTTCCAACTCTTACTGCTGTTTCAGTCGTACACCAAGCTGGTCGAGCAGGTCTACGCGGTCAGCTCCCATCCCAAA CTAAGCAACATGTCCCAAGAGCTGAGCGACTTGAGGAGCCACCTCAAAGCGGCGTGGGTGGAAGATGACCGAAGAGCGTGCGGTGAGCCCTCCACCTTCAGCACGGCCGAGGCGGCCGTGCAGGCCATCCTGGAAGTTCTCAAGAGCGACGGCTTTGCCTCGGCCATCTGCTACATCCGGGAGTGCAG AACATCTTGGCCCAAAGACATCTTCGGCGGCCCCTCGGAAGACGAGATCCAGACGCTGCTCAACATTTACTTCCGCCACCAGACGCTGGGCCGCACGGGCACGTTGGCTCTGGTGGGCTGCAAGCGGGACCTGAGCGACGTCTCGGCCCAGCTGACCGAGCTCAACGGGGAGATGCGCGACGCGATGAGCCGGACGCGGGGCGACCGCCCCGTCGTCGCCTTCCTGCCCGACGCCAAGGTGTCGGGCTCCACCCTGTGA